The proteins below are encoded in one region of Epinephelus lanceolatus isolate andai-2023 chromosome 7, ASM4190304v1, whole genome shotgun sequence:
- the aldob gene encoding fructose-bisphosphate aldolase B, whose protein sequence is MTHQFPSLSPEQKKELSDIAQKIVAPGKGILAADESTGTMGKRLQKINVENNEENRRCFRDLLFSCDASMSNCIGGVIFFHETLYQKANSGKLFPQVIKDKGIVVGIKVDKGTAGLNGTDGETTTQGLDGLSERCAQYKKDGCDFAKWRCVLKISDGCPSPLAIAENANVLARYASICQQNGLVPIVEPEILPDGEHDLQRCQYVTEKVLAAVYKALSDHHVYLEGTLLKPNMVTAGHSCAKKFTPQEVAMATVTALRRTVPASVPGICFLSGGQSEEEASRNLNAINQVPLHRPWKLTFSYGRALQASALAAWQGKAANKAAAQEAFCTRAKINGLAAKGEYKPSGSADQASMQSLYTASYVY, encoded by the exons ATGACCCATCAGTTTCCATCCCTGTCTCCGGAGCAGAAGAAGGAGCTCTCTGACATTGCTCAGAAGATCGTAGCTCCAGGAAAGGGAATCCTGGCCGCAGATGAGTCGACAG GAACAATGGGAAAACGTCTCCAGAAAATCAACGTGGAGAACAACGAGGAGAACCGTCGCTGCTTCCGTGACCTCCTCTTCTCCTGTGATGCCTCCATGTCCAACTGCATAGGTGGGGTCATCTTCTTCCATGAGACACTGTACCAGAAAGCAAACAGCGGCAAGCTCTTCCCCCAAGTCATCAAGGATAAGGGCATTGTTGTTGGCATCAAG GTGGACAAAGGCACAGCTGGTCTGAATGGAACAGACGGAGAGACCACCACACAAG GTCTTGATGGGCTGTCGGAGCGCTGTGCCCAGTACAAGAAGGACGGTTGTGACTTTGCCAAGTGGAGGTGTGTGCTCAAGATCTCAGACGGCTGCCCGTCACCTCTCGCCATCGCAGAGAACGCCAATGTCCTCGCCAGATATGCCAGTATCTGCCAACAG AATGGCCTGGTGCCTATTGTGGAGCCAGAGATCCTGCCTGACGGAGAGCACGACCTGCAGCGCTGCCAGTACGTCACAGAAAAG GTTCTGGCTGCTGTGTACAAGGCTCTGTCTGATCACCACGTGTACCTGGAGGGCACTCTGCTGAAGCCCAACATGGTCACTGCCGGACACTCCTGCGCTAAGAAGTTCACCCCTCAGGAGGTTGCCATGGCCACAGTGACCGCTCTGAGGCGCACTGTCCCCGCCTCTGTGCCTG GCATCTGCTTCCTGTCTGGAGGTCAGAGTGAGGAGGAGGCCTCCCGCAACCTGAACGCCATCAACCAGGTGCCCCTCCACCGCCCCTGGAAGCTGACCTTCTCATACGGCCGTGCACTCCAGGCCTCTGCTCTTGCAGCCTGGCAGGGCAAAGCTGCCAACAAGGCAGCTGCACAGGAAGCTTTCTGCACCAGGGCTAAG ATCAACGGCCTGGCTGCCAAGGGAGAGTACAAGCCCTCCGGCTCAGCTGACCAGGCCTCCATGCAGTCTCTGTACACCGCCAGCTACGTCTATTAA